In Weissella tructae, the DNA window GTATCAGGCCAACTTCTCTTCCTATATAATATACAGTCCTTGCATACTTATACAAAAACACAATCATTTATCTCTGGTACAATATAAGAATAACTATTAAGGAGTCTATATTATGCATGAAGCAAGTCAATGGATTACTGATCTACAATTAGAACCTCATCCTGAAGGTGGGTATTACAAACGTACTGAATCTAATCCACAGATGGTAACGACGCCACAAGGCGAACGTCCTTTACATACATCAATCCTATTTTTATTGGATACAAAGAGTCCTTCACATTTCCATCGATTAAAATCAGATGAGATGTGGTTTTATCATGCTGGTGCACCATTAACTGTTCACTGCATCTTCCCAGACGGTCATTATGAAGCGATTCAAATCGGACCTGATATCCATAATGGACAACGCTTATCATTTTCAGTTCCTGCTGGGACTATTTTTGGTTCAACAGTGGAACATGATTATGCACTTGTCAGCTGTGTGGTGACACCCGGATTTGATTTTGCTGACTTTGAATTATTCACGCAAGCACAATTAAAGGCAGATTATCCAACTCATCATGATATCATCGAACGATTAGCGTACGAAAGTCTACCAACTGATATCTAATTTTCTATCACAAATTAAAAAGTCACTGATTATCTAACAATCAGTGACTTTTTTCTATTTCAATTTTGTCTATCTAGTAACAATTCATCTCATAACGTTAGTTAAATAGCGCTGCATACTTCCCATATCCTTCTGCTTCCAGTTCTGTAACAGGTACAAAACGTAATGCAGCTGAATTAATACAATAACGTAGTCCGCCACGATCAACTGGACCATCAGTAAATACATGTCCTAGATGTGAATCAGCTTGTTGTGAACGCACTTCCACACGTGGACGAAGTAATGTATGATCCGCAACTTCTTGAATTTCATGTGCATCAATAGGTTGTGTGAAGGCCGGCCATCCACATCCAGCATCATATTTATCTGTTGAACTAAACAATGGTGTCCCATCTACCACGTCAACATAAATACCTTCTTTGTAAAAATCATCGTAAACACCAGTAAATGGATGTTCTGTAGCACTTTCTTGTGTCACAGCATATTCCTCTGGTGTTAAACGTGCTCGTAATGCAGCTTGTTCTTCAGGTGTCTTTGTCATATTTAAATCCCCCCTTATGTGTTCATAATACTAACGCAAACAATCAAAAAGTTCAAGGCAACAAAAAAAGACCAACTCGAATGAGTCGGTCTTTTTTCTGAAAGATATTGAAATCTTCTAGAGGGCGAAATTACTTAACAGTAACAACGGCTCCAGCTTCTTCCAACTTAGCCTTCAATTCGTTAGCATCGTCTTCTGACAATCCTTCCTTAACCATTGATGGTGCACCATCAACAAGGTCCTTGGCATCCTTCAATCCCAAACCAGTTGCTTCACGAACTGCCTTGATAACCTTAACCTTAGCGGCTCCACCAGAAGTCAATTCAACATCGAATTCTGACTTAGCAGCTTCAGCAGCTCCACCAGCGGCACCAGCAGCTGCAACAGGAGCAGCGGCTGAAACACCAAATTCTTCTTCAATAGCTGAAACCAAGTCAGCCAAATCCATGATAGTTGCTTCCTTCAATGAAGCGATGATTGTATCCTTATCAAAAGCCATGATAATTCCTCCATAATTTTATGTCATTAGACATTGTTTTTATTTATATAGTTGGGACAAGTCCCGGGTAAGTCAGAACGTTGAGCTTACGCTTCAACAGTTTCTTCCTTAGCGTCCTTAACTGCGTTAACAGCGTAAGCAACGTTACGAACAGGTGCTTGCAATGTTGACAACAACATTGATAGCAATCCGTCGCGGTCTGGCAATGCAGCGTACTTGTTGATATCTTCAACAGACGCAACGTTACCATCGACAACACCACCCTTGATTTCCAAGGCTTCGATCTTGTCAGCAAACTTCTTCAAAATACGTGAAGGTGCGATTGCGTCTTCCTTAGAAAATGCAACGGCTGAAGGTCCAGCAAACACGTCATTCAATTCAGCCAAATCTGCAGCAGCAGCGGCACGAGTCAAAATCTTGTTCTTGATAACCTTAAGTTCAACGCCTTCTTCACGCAAAGCAGAACGCAATTCGTTTGATTGTTCAACAGTCAAACCACGTACGTCCACAACAACTGAAGATGCAGCTTCCTTAAACTTAGCAGCTACTTCTTCAACTTTTTGTGCTTTAACAGCAATACTTGCTTCACTCATGTGATTCATTCCTCCTGTTTAGAATTTTTGATTCTAACCAAAACCCCCGGTAGACAAAAGTCACCGGGGGTCAAAAGTCGCTTGCGCGTTTTTCACTTCCTCGGCGGGATTTATGTCTTACGACACCTGCGTCTTAGGTAGAATCGATATATTACAATTGATAATTATATCAGCTTCTCGAGGAAGCGTCAACCACCAAACAAGAACTGTCTATTACAACAATCCTGATGGGTCTAGGTTGATTGAAGGTCCGAATGTTGAGGCGATTGATACGTGTTGTACGTATGCACCCTTAACAGCGGCTGGACGAGCCTTAACAATAACATCGGCCAAAGCCTTGATGTTTCCTGCAAGCTTGTCTGATTCGAATGAAGCCTTACCAACTGGTACAGCAAC includes these proteins:
- a CDS encoding cupin domain-containing protein, encoding MHEASQWITDLQLEPHPEGGYYKRTESNPQMVTTPQGERPLHTSILFLLDTKSPSHFHRLKSDEMWFYHAGAPLTVHCIFPDGHYEAIQIGPDIHNGQRLSFSVPAGTIFGSTVEHDYALVSCVVTPGFDFADFELFTQAQLKADYPTHHDIIERLAYESLPTDI
- the msrB gene encoding peptide-methionine (R)-S-oxide reductase MsrB, with translation MTKTPEEQAALRARLTPEEYAVTQESATEHPFTGVYDDFYKEGIYVDVVDGTPLFSSTDKYDAGCGWPAFTQPIDAHEIQEVADHTLLRPRVEVRSQQADSHLGHVFTDGPVDRGGLRYCINSAALRFVPVTELEAEGYGKYAALFN
- the rplL gene encoding 50S ribosomal protein L7/L12, with translation MAFDKDTIIASLKEATIMDLADLVSAIEEEFGVSAAAPVAAAGAAGGAAEAAKSEFDVELTSGGAAKVKVIKAVREATGLGLKDAKDLVDGAPSMVKEGLSEDDANELKAKLEEAGAVVTVK
- the rplJ gene encoding 50S ribosomal protein L10 codes for the protein MSEASIAVKAQKVEEVAAKFKEAASSVVVDVRGLTVEQSNELRSALREEGVELKVIKNKILTRAAAAADLAELNDVFAGPSAVAFSKEDAIAPSRILKKFADKIEALEIKGGVVDGNVASVEDINKYAALPDRDGLLSMLLSTLQAPVRNVAYAVNAVKDAKEETVEA